The Penaeus chinensis breed Huanghai No. 1 chromosome 34, ASM1920278v2, whole genome shotgun sequence DNA window cTAAGATTGCAACAAAGAAACCCAGCGCTAATACTGCAACAAAGAAACCCAGcgctaagactgcaacaaagaaacctAGCgttaagactgcaacaaagaaacctagcgctaagactgcaacaaagaaacctagcgctaagactgcaacaaagaaacctagcgctaagactgcaacaaagaaacctagcgctaagactgcaacaaagaaacctagcgctaagactgcaacaaagaaacctagcgctaagactgcaacaaagaaactcAGTGCTAAGACTGCCACAGAGAAACCCAGCGCTAAGACTGCAACGAAGAAACCAACAACAAAGAAGGCGACAGCAAAGAAACAGACTCTCAAGAAAACAGCAGCTAAGGAACAAACCACAAAGAATGGGAAGAGCTAGCGATGTTTCTGCAATTTGTAAAAGTTATATTATTGACAACTGTTGATTTATATTGCAGCTGgtatttattaatgattatttacGTATATGACCATTTGTACATAGCATTAAAAGTACTTGCAATTTTTACTCTTAATATGAAATTACAGTATCTTATCTTAGCCTTATAAACTGTATCTTAATTAAGTCGGAAAAATGTCATACAGAAGGAATTAAATCAGAAGTTTGATTCCATGGTCCATCTTTTACTCTGAATTTACAGTGTTCCTTTTCAAGACTTATGCTAAAATACGATATTAaagtaaaaatatcaatgatgatgatgaaaataataactgtaatagtaataatgataatgaaagtgataataatggttaatgatattgataatggttttAATTTTACAACAAACAAGGTAGTTTATAATTTATTAGACTTTATttagaatagatagatgaatagatgagtaAAACAAATACAACCAATTAGCAGTCTacagtagtgttgttgttgataataatagtattaataatgataataatgataataaataagaataaggatgataatgatgatgatagtagtaataataataatgataataataacaataaaaaacaataatgatgataggaatagcaattagtattattaagataataataatgataataataataatgtggtgataatagtaataatggaaataataacgatagtgatggtgatgataataataatagaaataatgataatggaaataaaaacaatgatgataattctaataataataataataattagccagacaataataataataataataatgattgataatgttaatgtaaataataatgatgataataataacaataataatataaataataatgacgataataataacaataataatagtaattatgataatgttaatagcagtaataaaaataacaataataaaaaataaaaataatatcaataacaataacaataataacactgataatgataataataataataaaataagaagaaggcgaagaaagtgatagtagtaatgatgataatgatattaacaataatgattatgataataaccttaataacaatgataacaataaggtataatgataacaatgataatgataataataatgataacaataatgataataatgataataataataatgataataataataatgataataataataatgataataataatatatgataataatatatgataatatattaatatataataatatatgataataatatatgataataataatgataataataatgataataataataatgataataataatgataacaataacaatgataacaataaggatgataacgatattgaagatgatatttgtaatgataacaagagtaacaacaacaattataataataacaataataataataatagatataaagataatgataatagaaataataataataatagtaataacaataaatataatgatgataataataataatgataataatagtaataataatggtggcgataataataattttaatgataacagtagaaatgattataatagtaataataataataacagtaataataataataataataatgataaaataactacaacaaaagtaataataaaaatgatactaataacactaataaaaataatcataataataaaataatcataataataataatgataataatagtaataaccctaatattaataacgattgtGACggcgatgataattgtaatgataataacagtagcaataataataataataataacagtaataataataataaaataactacaaaagtaataatgataataacaaaaataatagtgataatgctaatagtaattataataataattatgaaaacagcaacattgataataatagttgtaatggcaatacagataataacaatgatattgataataatgataattataatgatgatatttataatgataataatagtaatgataataataataataataatagtaataataataacaacaataataatagtaataataaaaacaatagtaataataacaataataatcatattggtagtaatgatatcaattatattaatgatattaatgataatgatattaatgataatgatattaatgataatgatattaatgataatgatattaatgataatcataataatgataatcatattaatgataatggtattaatgataatgatattaatgataatgatattaatgataatgatattaatgataatgatattaatgataatgatattaatgataatgatattaatgataatgatattaatgataatgatattaatgataatgatattaatgataatgatattaatgataatgatattaatgataatgatattaatgataatgatattaatgataatgatattaatgataatgatattaataataatgatattaatgataatgatattaatgataatgatattaatgataatgatattaatgataatgatattaatgataatgatattaatgataatgatattaataataatgatattaatgataatgatattaatgatatcaatgatgatgatactattactactactgataataataataatgatgatgataacatgactaataataataatgatgatgataacatgactaataataataatgatgatgataacaataataataataataataatgatgatgataacatgaataataataataatgatgatgataacatgaataataatagtaatgatgatgataacatgaataataataacaaaggctcATTATAGATAATTACCCAAAGTAGATTTGAACGCAGCCCGAGAGGGAACAAGGGTAGGTAGCGaagcctcattccctctctcacagCCCTATACATATGTTCCCAGGCCCGAAGCTCATCACAACACACCCTCGGCCTTGCCTTCACCAAACGCCTTTTCAGAGAATCGTTGAGTGTATTAGAACTTTAAATCTCGTTTCCATAATGGTCGAGAGTGCTGCCAAGCAAGCCGGAGAGGCAGCCGGACGCCCCAAGTATAGCGAGATGGTCGCCGCCGCCATCAGAGCCTTGAAGGAGCGGAGTGGTTCCTCCCGTCAGGCGATCCTCAAGTACGTCCTGAGCTTCTacggggtcgaggacgagaagAAAGCAGGCGTTCATGTCCGGCTGGCGCTGAAGAAGGGCGTTGCCGGCGGGTCTCTGGTCCAGGTGAAGGGGACGGGGGCCTCTGGCTCTTTCAAGCTGGCCAAGGTGGAAAgcaaggcggagggaaggaaaccCGCTGCGAAGAAACCGGTCGCGAAGAAGACCACTGTCAAGAAACCAGCCGCCAAAAAGACTTCAGCGAAGGAAACATCCGCCAAAAAGACTTCAGCGAAGAAAATATCCGCCAAAAAGACCACAGCCAAAAAAGACGTGACGAAGAAGCCCAGCGCGAAGAAGGAATCACAGAAGAAAACCACAAAGGAAAAGGTTTCGACAAAGAAAGCCACAGCCAAGAAACCGCCGACGAAGAAAACCGCGCTCAAGCAGCCAGCCACCAAGAAAATGACCAAGAAGTCTGCAgctaagaaaacggaaaagaaatccACAAACAAGAAGGTGGTCAAAAAATAAACCTGGTTAGGAACTCCTTTATGTATAGATGCCAAATAAACATTCGTAGTCAGTTATACaaattttcttgttttgataTCTTATTAAAACACTATAAGGTACTATCATGCTATCTCATTtaacacatgcacagatatataaatagaaacacgCAGATattaatgtacatgtgtgtgttcgtctgcatATTCGAGAACCGGGAAAGCTCGTCCCTCAGCGCCCTCATTTCATATCCAAGCGTCCTTCGGCCAAGCGCGCCCATCCCTAGTACAGAGAGATGGTCGCCGCCGTCCTCAAGGGCCTCAAGAAGCGCAACGGCTCCTCCCGGCAAGCCATCCTCAGGTTTATCCGCGCTTCTTTCCAGGTCGGAGACGAGAGGGCCGCCGGCGTGCACCTGAAGCAGACGCTGAGGAGGGGTGTCTGCAGCAGACTAAGGGCGCCGGCGCCTCCGGCTGAAGATGGCTGCGCCTAGGAAGAACTCGGCCAAGAAGGTGACGAAGAACGGGAAGACCCCGAGAAAGGCGTCGGCAAAAAACCCCAGTGATACGACCTACCtctaagactgcaacaaagaaacccACTTCTAAGACTCCAAAGAAACCCACCGCAAAGATCACTCCAAAgaacgaagcaaaaaaaaaaaaaaaaaaaaaaggcaacagcaAAGAAACAGACTGTcaagaaaacagcaacaaagaaacaaaccacaAAGAATGGGAGGAGCTAACGATCTTCCTGCAATATTTAAATGCTATATTATTGACAACTGTTGATTTATATCGGTTACTTTTGAATGAGATTGTTTATGcaaatgtctgtttgtgtgtaagatTAAACATACGTCCTTGATTGAacttttttacttttaatatgAACTTATACATAGCTTAAGGATCACTGGGTAATATTATCAATGAATATTGATGAATTGCATCTTAACTAGGTCggaaaaacaaatatcaaataaataattattttttattctcttgtcgatgttgtaatgtatatatgttatatcgaCGACCAATGTTATTTCccttaagaaaatgaaaagaagaataaagaaaagaagggaaacacaaaatataatatattagaaCCCTATATAAGCGCCAAAAAGGCACGAAGACAGTGAATCGATGTCTAAAAGCAAAAATTGCAGTCTCTTGGATTTAATGTTGGGGATGTGGAAAGACAGgtggagagatagacaaacagtggGAGATATATAGagcgaaataaatagataaattaaagaaatagagagagagataattagagagatttttttctttacagagcCTGTATGTTTGTCAGTTGTTAGAATTACAAGATCAAATATTACCATGATTAAACTCTGCACATTTTCAGGCTGGATGTGTTTCCGTGttaatttctttcactttctgGCCGAAATAAACACAATACTGCAATAGAATTAGATTGTGCACCTACcaactaaaaacaaacacacttagGAAGTAGTAGAAAAGGAATTTTTTTgagcatatatctatttatctatttttcagtaTAGAAGTAACACGACTATTTTCATATACACGCGCGTGTGCATTTATTAGAGAAGTAATGAAATAACTCGATTCCATTAATTCATTCTAGGATATTATTCGGTAAAGAATTAAGTGCACATCCAACGGTTTCCCTTCCCTAGAAGTGCACTGCCGAAGAGCGTCCTCGCATTCGAGAGAACCGGGGAATCCCCGTCCCTCGGCGCCCTCATTAAGGTCTGCCTCACAGCCAGGACGACACTTGCCTCTCCCGCGTCGCCGCGATCGCATCGGAAAGCCTCCCAACGCCTTGTCGCCCCCGTCCTGTCGCTATGTCGAGCACGTCGGCCAGAGGTCCTTCGGCCAAGCGGGACCATCCCAAGTACAGCGAGATGGTCGCCGCCGCCCTCAGGGCCCTCAAGGAGCGCAACGGGTCCTCTCGCCAAGCCATCCTCAGGTTCATCCTCGCTTCCTTCCAGGTCGGGGATGAGAGGGCCGTCGGCGTGCACCTGAAGCAGGCGCTGAGGAGGGGCGTCGTCGGCGGGTCCCTGCAGCAGACCAAGGGCACTGGCGCCTCCGGCTCCTTCAAACTTTCGAAGGAGCTGAAGAAGGCTGCGCCCAGAAAGGACTCTGTCAAGAAGAAggtaacgaagaaggagaagactccGGGAAAGGTGGTGGCAAAGAAACCCAACGCTAAGTCTGCAATGAAGAAACTCACTTCTAAGACTGCAGCGAAGAAGCCCATTTCTAAGACTGCAGCGAAGAAGCCCATTTCTAAGACTGCAGCGAAGAAGCCCATTTCTAAGACTGCAGCGAAGAAGCCCATTTCTAAGACAGCAGCGAAGAAGCCCATTTCTAAGACTGCAGCGAAGAAATCCACTTCTATGATTGCACCGAAGAAGCCCACTtctaagactgcaacaaagaaacccAACGCCacgactgcaacaaagaaacccGGCGCAAAGAGCACACCAAACAACGGAGCAGCGAAGAAACCTAACTCTAGTTCTAAGTCTACAACAAAGAAAGTCCCCACTAGGAATGCAACAAAGAAAGTCCCCACTAGGAATGCAACAAAGAAAGCCAACGCAAAGAATGGGAAGAATTAACCCTTTTttagtttaataaaaaaatatataattgacaGCTGATTTATATATTTCAGTTACTTCCGTACACAATTGTTTATGTAAATGACTGTATTGCAGTTAAATTAAATCTTTAACTGCATTTCTACAGTTAGTGGAAACAGAAGTTTTGAATACAAATCATGAATTTATATCTTCCTGAaattgtgacgtttcgaactctccacgagttcctcttcagacgaatatatGTTCTCTTGTTGGTCCTGTAATTTCAGAGGAAATATCgcgtcattcatatttttttttatggtaaaatATGCCGGATCTTCTTGATTGAAGAAACTCTTGGTAATTGCTTCATGATCCAATGTTGATTGCTGTCTCGAGCTGTTTAGGCGGCtatcaaaaaagaacaaaaggcaAAACATGTATTTTCTAAACGCCATATAAAAGGAATCTAATTCGTAGTAATCAAGACTTAATAACGATGACAGATATAGAcctagaaaataaaattataaagaatatatagacAGAATCTATCAGAATCCCATTTTCAGTAAGGACACACAAACTAGGCAAGTTGGAATAGGAAAATAaccgattttttttccttgtgtcaCAGGTGTTATTTGAAAAAgaatcactaatgataatatgataacaataataataatttggtcttattccatttgttaagggggttattcttggtgtaacatgatgtctgtttatatttgcctCTAAATTATCCCCCTGTGTGCAAGTATCGGCCGGAGTTAACATCTACTGGTGTAAGGGATTTGAAcgctggtcagcaagattgctagacgcgaACGCTAATACTaccactgagagagagaaagagagggtttaGAGAGTTTAACAAAGGTTGTAATTTGCTGGTTGTTAAAATTTCCAGATATATTACATCCATGAATAAACTTTTCCTATTTTCAGGCTGATCAGCTATCATGTTTAATTTAGAAAGGTTTTGAATGTCTCATTTTCTGTCAGGAACGAACACAATGTTGCAGCAAAACTTTTCTTAGATTCTGCACCatctaagaaaacaaaaaaaagactgaaaagaGGTTCGAAAACTGTCGACGCAAAATTATTTCTTTttgctacatgtatatgtatatatatgcttatatgtatatgtatatatacacacatacatatatacatatatagagatagataggtagatataaatatacatatatatatacatatatatgtgtatgtgtatatatgtatatatatatatatatatatatatatatatatatatatattacgagatCTTTGAATTATTACAGCATCATTTGATTATTAAATATTGTTAAAATATTCAAACGTTTTTAAAGCATTGTATAATTCTATCAAAACTTGCTCAAGATACTGTTAAATCTTCTAGCACTGTATCCCTGTAATAACACCTGGACTTATTTTTCCGGTTTTGCAGTCCGACGGAACACGCACtagccgccgccccccccccccccttccaatacaaatactgataatgactcACAAAGCACCATAGAAATCCCTCGCTAAATGCACGCAGATCATCCCGTTCTTTGAAAGCAAAAGTCCCGAACAGGTGAATGACAGGTGACCGCATCCACACCCAACCTGCTTTAATCTATTGAGGACTTAGGAATTGTCAAAATGTTGCCTCAAACGTATCCTCATTGCctgaaacaattaaaaaaaggGTGTCTATGACAATACATGAacatagtatgcatatatatatatatacatatatatatatatatacatgtatatatgtattacatacatacatatgtgtttgtatgtatatatatatatgtatatatatatatatatatatatatatatatatatatatacacacgcacacacatatatgtatatgtatatatatgtatatacatatttatatacatatttatatatatatatatatatatatttgtctatatatacatacatacatatatatatatatatatatatgtatatatatatatttgtctatatatatatatatgtgtgggtatatatatatgtatatatacgtatacatatatatatatatatatatatatttatacatatttatatatatatatatatatatatatatatttgtatatatatgtgtatatatataaacctctaaatatgtatttatatgtgtgtttctatatatatgtatgtctgacctctctacccatctatctatagctctctctatatatgtatacatatatatagacatacatatatgtatatatatatatatgtatatatatacatacatgtatgtacatatatcattatatgtattatgtatgtatgcatatatatatatatatatatatatatatatatatatatatatatatatatgtgtgtgtgtgtgtgtgtgtgtgcgtgtgtgtgtgtgtgtgtgtttgtgtgtctgtgtttatgtgtatatatacatatatacgtgtacatagatatgcatgtatgtgtgtatatgtatatacatatatgtatatatacacatgtgtatagagatgtatatatatatagatatatatataaacattaatagatacatacatacgtatatacgtatttgaatgcacacacacacacacacacacacacacacacacacacacacacacacaccacacacacacacacacacatatatgtatgtatatatacgtgtgatatataagtatatacatacatatatatatatatatatatatatatgtttatgaatatatatataaacattgatatatgcatacatattgatatattaatatatacgcatatgtatgtacagacacacatacacatacactcgcacacacacgcacacgcacacgcacacgcacacgcacacgcacaaacacacatatatatacacaaatatatttatgtacatttatatgtttatatagatatatacatatgtatatatatatatacatatatacatacttatataacatatggtatgcatgtgtatttgtgtgtgagagagagaatgtaggtatattgagagacagggagagagagggaagcaagacggaaggtgggggtagagaggaagaaaggtcagacatgcatacatacatgcacactcgcacacacacacacacacaaacatatatacacacacacatatatatatatatgtatatatgtatatatatgtatatgtatatatacatatatatacatatatatatacatatatatacatactgtgcacacacacacacacacacacacacacacacacatatatatatatatatatatatatatatatttgtgtgtgtgtggtgtgtacacacacgaaaTGTTTAGACTgaagaaagaggagcagaaaCTGAAACAATTCAACCATACACAAATAATTAAATTTCCTATGAACCCATTTTACGAAAGTTTCAAGAAAGCATAGAATTTGAATTACGTTGATTTCCATTTGCATTTCTCCACTCCCCCTAGTAACACCCATGCAATTCTGTGATATTAGGATAGGCTAATATCCAATCATCTaccatgttcttatatatatataagaacatgtcGCCATGTCGAGCACGTCCGCCAAGCGTCCTTCAGCCAAGCGCGCCCATCCCAAGTACAGCGAGATGGTCGGCGCCGCCCTCAGGGCCCTCAAGGAGCGCAACGGGTCCTCTCGCCAAGCCATCCTCAGGTTCATCCTTGCTTCCTTCCAGGTCGGGGACGAGAGGGTCGCCGGCGTGCACCTGAAGCAGGCGCTGAGGAGGGGCGTCGTCGGCGGGTCCCTGCAGCAGACCAAGGGCACCGGCGCCTCCGGCTCCTTCAAACTTTCAAAGGAGGAGCTGAAGAAGGCTGTGCCCAGGAAGGACTCGGCAAAGAAACCCAGCGCTAAGACTGCCACAAAGAAACCCAACGCTAAGACTGCCACAAAGAAACCCAGCGCTAAGACTGCCACAAAGAAACCCAGCGCTAAGACTGCCTCGAAGAAACCCAGTGCTAAGACTGCCACAAAGAAACCCAGCGCTAAGACAACCACAAAGAAAGTCCCCACTAAGAACGGAGCAACAAAGAAACCAACAACAAAGAAGGCGATATCAAAGAAACAGACTGTcaagaaaacagcaacaaagaaacaaaccacaAAGAATGGGGGGAGCTAACCATCTTTATAGAATGTTTAACTTATGTTATTGACAACTGTTGGTTTATATAACAGTTACTTTGGAATATGATTGTTTATGTAAATGACTGTTATGTATCAGATTTAAAAACATCCTTGATTACATTTCTTTActcttaatataaacatatatatagcataaggaTCCATAGTTAGTAATATCAATGAATTCTATTGAATTACATCTTAACTAGGGAATACGAGAGAaacatcaaatacaattcttttttattctgttgtCGATAATGTAATGCCAAATGCATATATAGTCTAATTTATGAGCGAGATGTTATTTcccttaaataaataaaaacatatgt harbors:
- the LOC125043618 gene encoding histone H1-delta-like → MVESAAKQAGEAAGRPKYSEMVAAAIRALKERSGSSRQAILKYVLSFYGVEDEKKAGVHVRLALKKGVAGGSLVQVKGTGASGSFKLAKVESKAEGRKPAAKKPVAKKTTVKKPAAKKTSAKETSAKKTSAKKISAKKTTAKKDVTKKPSAKKESQKKTTKEKVSTKKATAKKPPTKKTALKQPATKKMTKKSAAKKTEKKSTNKKYREMVAAVLKGLKKRNGSSRQAILRFIRASFQVGDERAAGVHLKQTLRRGVCSRLRAPAPPAEDGCA
- the LOC125043619 gene encoding histone H1-delta-like, whose protein sequence is MSSTSARGPSAKRDHPKYSEMVAAALRALKERNGSSRQAILRFILASFQVGDERAVGVHLKQALRRGVVGGSLQQTKGTGASGSFKLSKELKKAAPRKDSTAAKKPISKTAAKKPISKTAAKKPISKTAAKKPISKTAAKKPISKTAAKKSTSMIAPKKPTSKTATKKPNATTATKKPGAKSTPNNGAAKKPNSSSKSTTKKVPTRNATKKVPTRNATKKANAKNGKN
- the LOC125043621 gene encoding histone H1-delta-like, yielding MSSTSAKRPSAKRAHPKYSEMVGAALRALKERNGSSRQAILRFILASFQVGDERVAGVHLKQALRRGVVGGSLQQTKGTGASGSFKLSKEELKKAVPRKDSAKKPSAKTATKKPNAKTATKKPSAKTATKKPSAKTASKKPSAKTATKKPSAKTTTKKVPTKNGATKKPTTKKAISKKQTVKKTATKKQTTKNGGS